From Halanaerobium saccharolyticum subsp. saccharolyticum DSM 6643:
ATAAGAGGCTTTATGTACTGCCCGCTGTTTATTATAATTTTCATTATTTGCATTTGCTATATTATGTCCTGTCACATCGAGAGATTTACGCTGAGTCTCTAACGCTCTTAACCCGACATGGAGGCCGCTGAATATATTATTCATTATATTTAACCACCTTTAAACCTGTTTATTTAATAACCTCGGCTGACCTTTATTCTCTTTAGCATCTTTACTATATGTGTTTTTTTCATTATCTTTTATGCTGTTTAAAATAGTCTCTATCGAAAAAGTGTTAAGCTCTAATGCCTTTGTGAGCAGTTCCTGGTTTTGATCATTTAAACTGTAAAATTTATCTGTAAGTTCTATTAATTCTTCTCTGATACTATTTAAGTCTGCTCCCCAGTCAGCAGGAAGCTTTTTAATGAAATCACTGTATTTATCATTTTCAAGTTTTAGCTCAAATTTTTCTTTGATTTCAGTTATTATTTCTTTTCTCTCTTTTTCCTTAGCTTCTATCTTTTCTATCACTTTTTGATCACGTTTTAAAGTTTCAGCTAAGGCTTCTGTATCATTTTCAACTAAAGCTTCATTTTTGGCTTCAGCTATTTCAAAAAGTTCTTGATAAAGTTCTTTTTCTTCTTTTAGTAATTCTAATAAGTTATTTTTTAGCTCACCCTGCATTAATATTTCACCTACTTAATATTTTTTAACATCTTTTCAGCAATTTTTTTGCTGTCTATTTGATAGTTACCATTTTCAAGCTTCGCTTTTAAATCAGCTACTTTATCTGTTCTGATCTGAGGTCTATTTTTCAACTCAGCCTTTGCAGTTAAAATACCCTTAGCCTGCGAAGAAATTTTAATCTGATCATTTTTAGAGTTTTTAGCAGCTTTATTCTGTTTTTGTTTTAACTGCTGATAGTACTGTTCTATTTTTCCTGCTTTAATATTATTAATCTTCACAGCTTTCCCCTCCAGTTAAATCAAAGTTTTTTTATCTTCTACTACTATTATCGTCAGCTGCTGATATTTATTAAATTTATTCTAAGCTGATTTATAGCTATTTTAATCTATTAAACTCAATTATCTAATTATAGCTCCTAAATAAGACTCTAGATAAATTAATAAAAAAATAACCGCCTTTTGAATGCTTTTAAACACTCTCAGGCGGAATTAAATAACTTATAACTGCTTTTACTAGCTCTTTCTCTATCTTTCTTTTTTCTTAAATCTGTCACTTATAAACATCTTGTCACTCTTTTTCCCCTTATTTTTATCTTTTTCAGTTTCCTGACTGGGTTTAGAGCTTAAATCGTTAATCATCTTAGTGCGGCAGCTTTCACAATAAACTCCAGCTGCTATCTCTTTATCACAGATTTTACACTTTAAGCTGTAGTCAATTGCTAGACCATCACTCTGAAGTCGGTTATCTTTAATAAATTTAATAATTAGCTTTTCCTCTACACCCGTAGCTTCCGATACTGTCTTTACTGTAGAGTTAGGATGATCCCAGAGGTAATCTTTTACCAGTTCATATTTTTCTTCTTCGCTCTTCCTGCAGTTAGGACAAACTTTCTGTCCTGCAGAAGCAAAAACTTTCCCACATTCCTGACAGTTAATTAAATTCATTTATAATCCCCCTGTTATTTTAAAGATTAATTTGATAGAATATTATTTAATACAAAATTCGACTTTTTTATTGAAATCAAATATATTGTATCATTTTAGAAAGAGTTTTGAAAATATTTTTTCAAAAAGGTTTTGCACCATCTTTGAAGAATATGGTTTATATAGTCCAAAAAAAGCAGGAGGTTTTTAAAATGCTAAAAGTTATGATCTGCGATGATTCGGCCTTTATGCGCAAAATATTTTCCGATACAGTTGAGGCTGATTCGGAACTTACTGTAATAGATACAGCCTATAACGGACAGAATTTATTAGATAAATTAAAAAAACAAAAACCAGATTTACTGATGCTTGATATAGAAATGCCGGTACTTAATGGTCTTCAGACTCTTAAAATAGTTAAAGAAAAATATCCGGAGATACCGGTAATCATGGTAAGTGCTTTAGACAACAGCGAAACAGTTTTCAAAGCTCTGGATATCGGGGCCTTTGATTTTATACCTAAACCAGGAGGTTCAATTTCTTTAAATATTGATTCTATCAAAGAAGAACTGATAACAAAACTTAAAGCTGCTCACAAATCTAAAAAAGAAAGAGTAACTAAACCGGTGAAAATTAGAAAAAGAATTAAATCTTTTCCGATAGTTGCTATCGGAACTTCTTCTGGTGGACCTAGAGCCTTATCAACACTTTTAAGCGGCATTCCCAATAATTTCCCTGCCGCCTTTGTTATTGTTCAGCATATGCCTGCTGGTTTTACTAAAACCCTGGCAGATAGGTTAAACAGCATCTCTGGTTTAAGTATTAAAGAAGCTGAGGCAGGAGATAAATTGAAAAAGGGACATGCACTATTAGCGCCCGGAGATTATCACTTAGAAATTAATAATAATGGTCAGGTTAAATTAAATCAAAATCCCAAAGAACACGGTGTTCGTCCTTCAGTAGATTATATGCTCAAAAGCCTGGCTCAAAATTATAATGCTGAGCGCATAACTGCTGTTATCCTAACTGGAATGGGACGTGATGGGGCTGTAGGTATGGAGGAACTGACCAATAACGGTGCTTATGGTATAATAGAAGCTAAAGAAAGTGCCTTAGTTTATGGTATGCCATCAGCGGCAGCAGCTAAGGGTGCCTATGATGAAATCTTAAATATTAATGATATAGCGGCAAGATTAATCGAAATTGTGGAGGGATAAATTAAATGAGTTTAACATTTTCGGACTTTAAGAATCAGGCAAAAGAGGTTTTAAATATTGATCTAGATGGCTATAAATTGGATAGGGTCGAAAGAAGAACTAAAAGTTTAATGCGCAGATATGATGTTAATGATTTTGATGAATGTATCAGCTTAATTAAAAATGATACAGCTTTTAAAGAAGCCTACTTAAATCATTTTACTATTAACACTTCCGAATTTTTTCGTAATCCAGAGAGCTTTAAATTTTTAAAAAATGATATATTACCAGAATTAGCAGAAAAGAAAAGGAAGATTAGGATTTGGAGTGCCCCCTGTTCTAACGGCTGCGAGCCCTATACTCTAGCAATTATTTTAACAGAACTAGGTCTGGCGTCAAATCGTTTTGAGATTTATGCAAGTGACCTTGATCCCGGCATTTTAGATCAGGCTAGAAGTGGTATTTACAGAGAAAATTCATTAAAAAATGTCTCGACTAAGTTAAGGCAGAAATATTTTAAGCCCCATCCGGAAAAAGATAACTTTTTTGTTTTAGATTCTAAAATTAGAAGACTCGTTAATTTTGAAGAAAAGGATTTGATTAATGGTAGATTTGATAGAAACTGGGATCTTATATTAAGCCGCAACTTTTTTATTTACCTGACAAAAGACATGAA
This genomic window contains:
- a CDS encoding CheR family methyltransferase, with the translated sequence MSLTFSDFKNQAKEVLNIDLDGYKLDRVERRTKSLMRRYDVNDFDECISLIKNDTAFKEAYLNHFTINTSEFFRNPESFKFLKNDILPELAEKKRKIRIWSAPCSNGCEPYTLAIILTELGLASNRFEIYASDLDPGILDQARSGIYRENSLKNVSTKLRQKYFKPHPEKDNFFVLDSKIRRLVNFEEKDLINGRFDRNWDLILSRNFFIYLTKDMKDQLIKKFLSVLNQDYYFFLGNTEYIFSAEKYDLEKVYQSIYRYNKNN
- the flgM gene encoding flagellar biosynthesis anti-sigma factor FlgM, giving the protein MKINNIKAGKIEQYYQQLKQKQNKAAKNSKNDQIKISSQAKGILTAKAELKNRPQIRTDKVADLKAKLENGNYQIDSKKIAEKMLKNIK
- a CDS encoding flagellar protein FlgN, translating into MQGELKNNLLELLKEEKELYQELFEIAEAKNEALVENDTEALAETLKRDQKVIEKIEAKEKERKEIITEIKEKFELKLENDKYSDFIKKLPADWGADLNSIREELIELTDKFYSLNDQNQELLTKALELNTFSIETILNSIKDNEKNTYSKDAKENKGQPRLLNKQV
- a CDS encoding protein-glutamate methylesterase/protein-glutamine glutaminase; translation: MLKVMICDDSAFMRKIFSDTVEADSELTVIDTAYNGQNLLDKLKKQKPDLLMLDIEMPVLNGLQTLKIVKEKYPEIPVIMVSALDNSETVFKALDIGAFDFIPKPGGSISLNIDSIKEELITKLKAAHKSKKERVTKPVKIRKRIKSFPIVAIGTSSGGPRALSTLLSGIPNNFPAAFVIVQHMPAGFTKTLADRLNSISGLSIKEAEAGDKLKKGHALLAPGDYHLEINNNGQVKLNQNPKEHGVRPSVDYMLKSLAQNYNAERITAVILTGMGRDGAVGMEELTNNGAYGIIEAKESALVYGMPSAAAAKGAYDEILNINDIAARLIEIVEG